Sequence from the Gammaproteobacteria bacterium genome:
CGGTACCCAGGATATGGTAGACCAGCCACGACGTCAGGAACTTCAGGATGGAACGGATCTCGGCAACTGCCTCGGCAGACAACCGGCCGTAGAGACGTTCGACCTCTGCCAGGTAGTAGCGGTGCTGGGCGTGGTGCCGTTCCACGTAGCCGGCGTCGAGCCCTTCCTGTACCATCAAGCGCTCCTCCTCGGCGAAGTGGTAGACGGCATAGTCCCGCAGATCCCGGTAGAGGGCGGCGATGTCATCGGCCCGGACCTCCAGGTTCTCGCGCACCCGCTCACCGATGGCATTGATGATATCCACCAGGTGACGGTGCTGATCATCCACCTCCGTCAGGCCGGTTTCGAAACGCTCTGTCCACTGAAAGGTCTGTGCCATTGGTCTACACCGGGTGTCTGCGTGGCTGCCCCGCGCCGCTCTGTGGCGCCCGAACGATGGTTAGAGGGCGATAGTCAGAGGACGATGATCAGGGTCGCGATCGCCCATGGCACATCTCCGCACTATATGAAAAGTCATGGTAACCCAGCAACGGCCCGCACGGGCGGAGGGGGTGAATGGGCAGCCCCGGATTCCCTCGGGTTGGATGGCGCCGGGGCCAGGTCATTCTCATAGACGATCCGGGTGGCGGCGGGGCCGGATACCGTGGGCAGACCCGCGGTCCGCCAACCCGTGAAACCATTCTTCAACACGGTGGCCCTGTCGTAGCCCCACTCGCGCAGCAGCTTGTAGGCCCGCACGGCCTCCCGGGACGTGTGGTCGTCGGCGTAGACGATGACCGGCGCACCCCTGTCGGACAGCCCCGGCAACCGGGGCGACTCCTGCCCGGCGATGGTACGCTGGGACATAGCCTGCAACTCCGACAGGGGCATGGCCACGGCACCCACGATGTGGGAGCGGCTGCTCACGGTCCGGGGCCGCACGTCCAGCACCACGTGCCGGGGGTTGCGATGCTTCGCCAACCAGGAGGCCTCCGAAAGCAGCAGCAACCTGGTCTCGCTCCAGCCCGGCAGGCCGTCAAGATAGCCCTTGAGGTTGGTGTGGCCGGCGGCCTCGGCCTGCTCCACCGCCGCCGCGGTGTCGGGAAACGTGGGGCCGCGGCCATAGAACACCAGCAGCATATCCTTGTCCGCGGGCAGCCTGCCAGGGAAGTCCTCGTCCTCGGGGGAGGTGGACCCGGCGCCCGGGATATGGGCCGTTGCGAAGAGATCATGGGGACGGGTGTCGTACAACTGATGGGGCTGCCCATCCGTGATGATGCCGAGCAGTTCGTTGATGGAGATCGCCAAACCGGGAGGCAAGTCGAACAGGACCTTGCGGATACGCGCCGCCGGACCGCCCTCCTGCCGTTGCACCTCGATGAGGTCGGGCGGGCCGAGGTCATTCAAGCCGGCGGCACCCTCGTACCGGGTGTCGGCATCGGTACCGATCACCTCCCGCCCCTTGCCCTCGACCTGGATCACAATGGTACCCGCCTGAGGGGATATCTCCGCGATGCGGCCCTTCAACGTCTCGGCCTGGACGCCGCCCATCAGGACGAACAGGGTAAGAAACAAGAAGGACTTCTGCATGGCCACCTAATCCCTATATCTCGGTAGCCAC
This genomic interval carries:
- a CDS encoding rhodanese-like domain-containing protein produces the protein MQKSFLFLTLFVLMGGVQAETLKGRIAEISPQAGTIVIQVEGKGREVIGTDADTRYEGAAGLNDLGPPDLIEVQRQEGGPAARIRKVLFDLPPGLAISINELLGIITDGQPHQLYDTRPHDLFATAHIPGAGSTSPEDEDFPGRLPADKDMLLVFYGRGPTFPDTAAAVEQAEAAGHTNLKGYLDGLPGWSETRLLLLSEASWLAKHRNPRHVVLDVRPRTVSSRSHIVGAVAMPLSELQAMSQRTIAGQESPRLPGLSDRGAPVIVYADDHTSREAVRAYKLLREWGYDRATVLKNGFTGWRTAGLPTVSGPAATRIVYENDLAPAPSNPRESGAAHSPPPPVRAVAGLP